From a single Leishmania major strain Friedlin complete genome, chromosome 27 genomic region:
- a CDS encoding conserved hypothetical protein (previous protein_id=AAZ09777.1), which produces MAPFSACSFLRDIKHVDKDLRLMALFDLRRHVQSADENGITNDVVDKVLSCLSTDERCEEVQNEAANALPDMVVKCSQRDVILQYLLSTITKTRVSDDSDGANLQYLSGMTFRKCCTEFASEARRNVAFWQTQIDVARHLCVCCAAQLEVDDLEDTAREILYTAVNALVPAYKDVLGERDALVKMAVRDFQKTNSIRHASLTLVESLLTLLRAATQESVVAESLKLLVTATSSEQYVAYLQLCEVEMRALRSPPMPVVQQIIDSACERLVHAAEHYDEGEDSTETLLEVVWSLLQLSASGGAPSWRGTFAAVKDLVTFDPYASGAEEDAYAADGGYDEDYDEYYEYDNGTSDSTWKLRMWAVRVLQVLVAQHDDKELGMQSLNIVATTLQDRVQVVQLEAVKLVRTVVRHSYVHDADCVALVTSRSHELCKLVGIEDEKATAFLVKALEDIFVTFAHAVAFCESTVPLLLNQVRAHFSAVAANAAAMEGCRSIVASIIRARGDGTLLSSETVNLAKELPALCLCGGNSSATAACITKVSDTLAQVYSATHDVSVPAVLGSNYGALLENDTFPAACRAAAAESLANWAAAHGLLALEQPATALWRALDYDEVKLPVLRALSIMAGSSASSASVPTCVLEKVAALAELGPASVRAASAEVLMRRLSAPNTPPLTASFLQHLTTQFAPGYPLSLSSCELAEMCALALLLAQLFRSQTEQGVSFHETYFAGVWEHVARLADAVLWSRSLMNSALDSLMVLVGTVYEHEYASRLPIEDGVRQFLVSNQSHIPCICTVVHCVGAGSPSAVSAFLHTLSPQLVERAHLLLCVGEAGQASGLSVDWSALVLDSVQSKEGELVRTCGERSLSLCMLHPGNVETILMPCGERAADSGTAGRYYYVKSIKEAATLALSRYNTAFHDAAVSKRLLSLFLQSSASADLAELYGACAGILSIFMLDAERGLMIADTLFETEASLDTRVTCMVALRYFLSTLAERSASIEIHRHIVLRALLQLHRPTDTKESTAPSLPLRSMALRLLITVLQQRPHWLLCEETRATIFPNLLTELREDTKLQGTFDLSGYTHRVDKGLECRKLAFESLSAVFRAAHQHNVDLIEYCEAEASVVSTLIVACSSHGSGDSESSINDTAKNLIVRFVERKPRFVFTPSQLDSLVSKLLHDIQWGTSSTDAQKTTLLYTIRCVMRLSSHPVFAYHTGFQEVAEVARRSALLAQSLKL; this is translated from the coding sequence ATGGCACCGTTTTCAGCATGTAGTTTCTTGAGGGACATCAAACATGTCGATAAGGACCTGCGACTGATGGCCCTGTTTGATCTTCGGCGTCACGTGCAGAGCGCTGACGAGAACGGCATCACCAACGACGTGGTCGATAAAGTGCTTTCCTGCCTTTCTACCGACGAGCGGTGTGAAGAGGTTCAGAATGAGGCGGCCAACGCGCTTCCAGACATGGTGGTGAAGTGCAGCCAGCGAGACGTTATTCTCCAGTACCTGTTGTCGACCATCACAAAAACGCGCGTTTCGGATGACAGCGATGGCGCCAACCTGCAGTACCTCAGCGGGATGACTTTCAGGAAGTGCTGTACTGAGTTCGCCAGCGAGGCTCGCAGAAACGTTGCTTTCTGGCAAACGCAAATCGATGTGGCTCGGCATCTCTGCGtttgctgcgcagcgcagcttGAGGTGGACGACTTGGAGGACACGGCGCGTGAGATTCTTTATACTGCGGTGAACGCACTCGTGCCCGCCTACAAAGACGTACTAGGCGAGCGCGATGCCCTCGTAAAGATGGCGGTGAGGGACTTCCAGAAAACCAATTCTATCCGACACGCGAGCCTGACCCTGGTTGAGTCCTTGCTGACGCTTTTAAGGGCCGCGACACAAGAGAGCGTGGTGGCGGAGTCGCTGAAGCTGCTCGTGACTGCGACATCCAGCGAACAGTACGTCGCCTACCTCCAGCTCTGCGAGGTCGAgatgcgcgcgctgcggtcGCCTCCGAtgccggtggtgcagcagatcATCGACTCCGCTTGCGAGCGTCTGGTCCATGCGGCGGAGCACTACGATGAGGGGGAAGACAGCACGGAGACACTGCTTGAAGTTGTCTGGTCTCTTTTGCAGCTGAGCGCAAGTGGCGGGGCCCCGTCGTGGCGAGGCACCTTCGCCGCTGTCAAGGACTTGGTCACCTTCGATCCATACGCTTCAGGTGCAGAGGAGGACGCCTACGCCGCAGACGGCGGGTACGACGAGGATTACGACGAGTACTACGAGTACGACAATGGGACATCAGATTCTACATGGAAGCTGCGCATGTGGGCCGTTCGTGTCCTTCaggtgctggtggcgcagcatGACGACAAGGAGTTGGGCATGCAGTCCCTGAACATAGTGGCGACCACACTCCAGGACCGCGTCCAAGTAGTGCAGCTGGAGGCCGTGAAGCTGGTGCGCACGGTGGTCCGTCACTCCTACGTGCATGACGCGGATTGCGTCGCGTTGGTCACGAGCCGCTCCCACGAACTCTGCAAGCTCGTCGGTATCGAAGATGAAAAGGCTACAGCGTTCCTGGTGAAGGCGCTCGAAGACATCTTTGTCACCTTCGCACACGCTGTCGCTTTTTGTGAAAGCACcgtgcctctgctgctgaaTCAAGTCCGCGCCCACTTCTCCGCAGTTGCAGCCAATGCGGCCGCCATGGAGGGGTGCCGGAGCATCGTGGCGAGTATTATCAGGGCAAGAGGAGACGGTACATTGCTGAGCAGCGAGACCGTGAACCTTGCCAAGGAGCTGCCGGCGTTGTGCTTGTGCGGAGGCAATTCGAGCGCAACTGCGGCTTGCATCACCAAGGTCAGCGACACACTCGCGCAGGTGTACAGCGCCACCCACGACGTATCTGTACCGGCTGTTCTGGGCAGCAACTATGGTGCTCTGCTTGAGAACGATACCTTTCCTGCCGCATGCcgagcggcggccgcggagAGTCTGGCAAACTGGGCTGCAGCCCATGGTCTTttggcgctggagcagccGGCAACCGCCCTGTGGCGCGCACTGGACTACGACGAAGTAAAACTGCCTGTTCTTCGTGCATTGAGCATTATGGCAGGCAGCAGTGCATCTTCAGCATCTGTTCCGACGTGTGTGCTGGAGAAAGTGGCGGCATTGGCCGAGTTAGGGCCAGCAAGCGTGCGGGCGGCCTCAGCCGAGGTGCTGATGCGCCGCCTTTCAGCTCCCAACACGCCACCGTTGACGGCGTCGTTTCTGCAGCACTTGACGACCCAGTTTGCACCGGGCTACCCTCTGTCACTGTCGTCGTGTGAACTAGCCGAGATGTGCGCACTGGCGCTTCTTCTGGCACAGCTTTTCCGGAGTCAAACAGAGCAGGGTGTCTCATTTCACGAGACCTACTTTGCTGGGGTGTGGGAACACGTTGCTCGACTGGCTGATGCGGTGCTGTGGAGCCGGAGCCTGATGAACTCAGCACTAGACAGCCTCATGGTGCTTGTGGGCACCGTGTATGAGCACGAATATGCGTCCCGATTGCCTATCGAGGACGGCGTGCGGCAGTTTCTGGTGTCGAACCAGTCACACATCCCATGCATCTGCACGGTTGTGCACTGCGTGGGTGCCGGCTCCCCGTCCGCCGTGAGCGCCTTTTTGCACACTCTTTCTCCCCAACTTGTGGAAAGGGCACACCTCCTTCTATGCGTGGGCGAGGCTGGACAGGCAAGCGGGCTGAGTGTGGACTGGTCTGCGCTGGTTCTTGACAGTGTGCAGAGCAAGGAAGGCGAGCTGGTGCGGACTTGCGGTGAACGGTCGCTTTCCTTGTGCATGCTGCACCCCGGCAACGTCGAGACTATCTTGATGCCGTGCGGTGAGAGGGCCGCGGACAGTGGCACCGCTGGCCGGTACTACTATGTGAAGTCCATCAAAGAAGCTGCCACACTGGCCCTCTCGCGGTACAATACCGCATTTCACGACGCCGCGGTGAGCAAACGCTTGttgtctctcttccttcaGTCATCCGCCAGCGCGGACCTGGCGGAGCTGTACGGGGCGTGTGCCGGGATTCTCAGCATATTCATGCTTGACGCAGAGCGGGGCTTGATGATCGCTGACACCTTGTTCGAGACGGAGGCGTCGCTGGATACACGAGTGACGTGCATGGTGGCCCTGCGCTACTTCCTGAGCACGCTGGCGGAGCGATCTGCAAGCATTGAGATCCACCGCCACATTGTTTTGCGGGCACTTCTCCAGCTGCACCGGCCCACCGACACCAAGGAGAGCacggcaccgtcgctgccactgcgcTCCATGGCATTGCGACTTCTCATCACGgtgcttcagcagcgtcCACATTGGCTCCTTTGCGAGGAGACACGCGCGACAATTTTCCCGAATTTGCTGACAGAGCTCCGCGAGGACACCAAGCTGCAGGGCACGTTTGATCTGAGCGGGTACACGCATCGCGTGGACAAGGGACTGGAGTGCCGCAAGCTGGCGTTTGAGTCGCTCTCTGCCGTTTTCCGGGCCGCTCACCAGCACAATGTGGATCTGATCGAATACTGTGAAGCAGAGGCGTCGGTGGTCAGCACGCTCATTGTGGCCTGCAGCTCTcatggcagcggcgacagcgaatCCTCGATCAACGATACCGCAAAGAATCTAATTGTGCGGTTTGTGGAGCGCAAGCCCCGATTCGTCTTCACCCCGTCTCAGCTGGACTCCTTGGTCTCCAAGCTGTTACATGATATCCAGTGGGGCACCTCATCAACAGACGCACAGAAGACGACGCTCTTGTACACCATCAGGTGTGTCATGAGGCTGAGCAGCCACCCCGTCTTTGCGTATCACACGGGCTTCCAGGAAGTGGCCGAGGTGGCCCGAAGGTCtgcactgctggcgcagaGCCTCAAACTATGA
- a CDS encoding putative MP44 (previous protein_id=AAZ09780.1), which translates to MAPPQTTLSLDANLRNTLRSLLIERLCSPTQPLPAKQLYDELTNRSRLVEEFHFSKTSRRITRQRLALQFLRRYNVLLHGLFFYSEGTRTWNTTTEFHRLAILGESVLLTEVRTRLLKLFPVMPYAAYVQSLPHMVGEEALAAAFDRYEMQNIVGAKPSNQRSGTPLTRMQKSHMLCAIVAEMYWFTARTKPTDLTHNNALFPPSDVLILHVLSTHLLENLPAELIYNVVEPIVADIKRVWVNEPMSLPSQLRLTPRTVGALSLNAVPVDLRYTAKEDAVMSLQKKHEEAHRRQHALTREPDHSCVKSFMRPSCNYRIFDGPRYQILSSDNRVAPLPLAQERSSLPASAVCTVVDDADSAARAMELAKMAEQW; encoded by the coding sequence atggcaccgccgcagacAACTCTTTCACTGGACGCCAACCTGCGCAACACCCTCAGAAGTCTGCTCATTGAGCGTCTGTGCAGTCCGACACAGCCCCTGCCGGCAAAGCAGTTGTATGATGAGCTGACGAACCGCTCGCGTCTCGTGGAAGAGTTTCACTTCTCGAAGACGTCACGCCGCATCACCCGCCAGCGGCTGGCACTGCAGTTCTTGCGTCGATACAACGTGCTGTTGCACGGCCTCTTCTTTTATTCGgagggcacgcgcacgtggaATACGACGACGGAGTTTCATCGTCTCGCCATCCTTGGAGAGTCTGTGCTACTAACCGAAGTTCGCACTCGGCTGCTGAAGCTCTTCCCTGTCATGCCGTATGCGGCGTACGTGCAGAGTTTGCCTCACATGGTCGGCGAGGAAGCGCTGGCAGCAGCTTTTGACCGGTATGAGATGCAGAACATTGTCGGTGCCAAGCCATCTAaccagcgcagcggcacgccgctcACTCGAATGCAGAAAAGCCATATGCTGTGCGCTATTGTAGCGGAGATGTACTGGTTTACAGCTCGCACGAAGCCCACCGACTTGACGCACAACAACGCGCTCTTCCCTCCATCTGACGTGCTCATCTTGCACGTGCTGTCCACCCACCTCCTCGAAAATTTGCCTGCAGAGCTCATTTACAACGTCGTAGAGCCGATCGTGGCGGACATCAAGCGCGTATGGGTGAACGAGCCGATGTCGTTGCCGTCACAACTGCGCCTAACCCCGCGGACTGTCGGTGCCCTCTCCCTCAATGCTGTCCCCGTCGATCTCCGCTACACCGCCAAGGAAGACGCTGTCATGTCGCTCCAAAAAAAGCATGAGGAGGCTCATCGCCGACAACACGCGCTTACCCGCGAGCCGGACCACAGCTGCGTCAAGTCCTTCATGCGACCGTCGTGCAACTACCGCATATTTGACGGTCCACGGTATCAGATACTGAGCTCCGATAATCGCGTCGCACCACTACCGCTTGCACAAGAGCGGAGCAGTCTTCCCGCTTCGGCTGTGTGCACCGTCGTTGACGATGCGGAcagcgccgcacgtgcgATGGAGCTTGCCAAGATGGCGGAGCAGTGGTGA
- a CDS encoding conserved hypothetical protein (previous protein_id=AAZ09778.1), whose amino-acid sequence MRRCIRLVYACSSGAKAGAAPPLAVLEASASSSVRLYQKCLNPMTSAGDVANLTAALLRAIGRGELALHQQVQLLRTLAARSIRYEDVMLKCLWTVFKAPSPTDDDFSVESSEGRGCYSLSELSAYTSSAFQVMAEQRFLNDPQMTAVALGRCVELIPYASLDGLRSTYRGLRAVNHMFFSVAEVAHHSSEVTEWMTTKEFYEAADVPDEETLRHQPNLLDVLCGEVELQLRRLCDAFARGAPGPFEVEDALPAPVATGALLTPSAARDTQEEQWFLDVLEALAVVGVLHASTLDSLTDLVSRYCTQSSAGFFIKALTHATLIEERVVDPLTYEESAGVRDARRRLTLHLSGKILQARSIHGYLRRHPQELLLLRRLFEHDTAERTLSPDLWDAVRTIHVAHRHTVAASQTSRRPAGALFHKMYDVKVKPISVDNAEMERFVPPEFKTWRSPAATPRGGHPRNRRPPRRMAFGTRRISKNYIKNKRRKFCPAVF is encoded by the coding sequence ATGCGGCGCTGTATTCGTTTGGTGTacgcgtgcagcagcggtgcaaaGGCTGGCGCGGCGCCTCCGCTCGCTGTGCTGGAGGCGAGTGCTAGCTCGTCTGTCAGGCTCTACCAGAAGTGTCTCAATCCAATGACCTCAGCTGGGGATGTGGCAAACTTAACAGCAGCTCTTCTTCGTGCGATCGGTAGGGGAGAGCTTGCACTGCATCAGCAGGTTCAACTACTGCGAACCCTCGCTGCACGTTCGATTCGGTACGAGGATGTCATGCTGAAGTGCCTGTGGACTGTTTTCAAAGCCCCCTCACCCACTGACGATGACTTTTCTGTAGAGTCGTccgaggggagggggtgttaTTCACTGTCCGAGCTCTCCGCGTACACGAGTAGCGCCTTTCAAGTAATGGCTGAGCAGCGGTTTCTCAACGACCCGCAGAtgacggcagtggcgctcGGCCGCTGCGTAGAGTTGATCCCCTACGCGAGTTTAGATGGGCTGCGGAGCACGTACCGCGGGTTGAGGGCAGTGAACCACATGTTCTTCAGCGTCGCGGAGGTAGCGCATCACAGCAGCGAGGTAACGGAGTGGATGACGACAAAGGAGTTTTACGAGGCAGCAGACGTGCCCGATGAGGAGACTCTGCGACACCAACCTAATTTGCTTGATGTGCTGTGCGGTGAAGTGGAGCTACAACTAAGACGCCTGTGCGACGCCTTTGCGAGAGGAGCACCCGGCCCGTTCGAAGTGGAGGACGCTTTACCTGCACCGGTTGCGACAGGGGCGTTGCTCACCCCTTCGGCTGCGCGAGACACCCAGGAGGAACAGTGGTTCTTGGATGTGCTGGAGGCCCTCGCCGTGGTGGGTGTACTGCACGCCAGCACACTGGACAGCTTAACCGACCTTGTCAGTCGATACTGCACCCAATCCTCCGCGGGCTTTTTCATTAAGGCCCTAACCCACGCTACGCTCATCGAGGAGCGAGTGGTGGACCCGTTGACGTACGAGGAATCGGCCGGGGTGCGCGATGCACGCCGACGTCTCACGTTGCATCTCAGCGGCAAGATACTGCAGGCACGCAGCATCCACGGGTACCTGCGGCGCCACCCCCAGGAGCTTCTACTGCTCCGCCGCTTGTTTGAGCACGACACCGCCGAacgcaccctctctcccgATCTGTGGGACGCCGTTCGAACGATTCACGTTGCCCACCGTCACACGGTAGCTGCGTCGCAGACAAGTCGTCGACCAGCTGGGGCGCTATTCCACAAAATGTACGACGTTAAAGTGAAGCCAATCTCAGTCGACAACGCAGAGATGGAGCGCTTCGTGCCGCCCGAGTTCAAAACATGGCGAAGCCCTGCTGCCACACCGCGCGGAGGCCACCCCCGAAATAGGCGACCACCGAGGCGCATGGCATTTGGCACACGTCGCATCTCGAAAAACTACATCAAGAACAAGCGTAGGAAGTTCTGCCCAGCGGTGTTTTGA
- a CDS encoding conserved hypothetical protein (previous protein_id=AAZ09779.1) gives MLLLNQHIRGGAVARRSIPGDSWPSSVGAPCATAPRGDAHALRSRKRKAATAAVAMLDPREPPRPSVQHVGRPAKTDTAVSRGRHRQQGPSAPSLDRGAYHLAPLDRALATVAAPHLPVQTRKASLPFAQLPAPLARQLVSSDAVIGPVQMWPAVTSSRQRRRQAALNSKAPLALQLEAFIRREHQQYRREHPLCSRADCLHIFREVFSTFVNHFSEYKGILSIIRDEYDAALNEMSEKVKQMQMEYLESQTDRELHAMEIIQLKESMNATISNQKAQLSAAQELVHAMRDQVTAAEHANSLLTLEMEQKRKTHMEAQQQVKLLSHAMIEESARTAAARESTRKMEKESQLQEARITVLKEKVAELEEALRRQTYAQIEGVGHLPATGAAAAALRGTLLCANQIPCEGGDATAGTYSKHFVTRILARIDALEMQLAMVPKKDTAAPAGAFSVGNVALHPKPLPNPASGDTVARDFPAARSSVDAALPVIREWLQREGVGEAEVEPTDVIVPPGRNPSEAMGFLSATLPVKHRHLSLPVTLQLMESMWTARAKTPESSRLPQFFLEWLQTQAGNPAEAKALGVNLLDTCQHNIHHPDCRALLAILRGFLPEELVHMCRRRIVQLRLSTATSAATLHNKMAFDAFFVEVRAVCPEKSLANMLHLRFTVFRSRNEAGEVELGHVLSEDSYFVTLFKQQWLQEVEAFTLRVVEGIRDESDEKRNSASLAKATRVLQRLDAALGEEVYTYVSLASQRPVIDVSATEGITVPLDAMLRRFRTSVLLYRRSPEELVDI, from the coding sequence ATGTTGCTGTTGAATCAACACATCAGAGGAGGCGCAGTCGCAAGACGCTCTATACCGGGCGATTCCTGGCCAAGCAGCGTCGGAGCTCCCTGCGCTACGGCGCCGCGaggagacgcgcacgcattAAGATCACGCAAAAGGAAAGCGGCCACCGCAGCTGTAGCAATGCTCGATCCCCGCGAGCCACCTCGCCCTTCTGTGCAGCATGTAGGAAGACCTGCAAAAACTGACACTGCTGTGTCGCGAGGGCGCCACCGGCAACAAGGTCcatccgcgccgtcgctggatCGCGGGGCGTATCATCTCGCCCCTCTCGACCGTGCCCTCGCTACAGTAGCGGCTCCGCACTTACCAGTACAGACGCGGAAGGCATCGCTTCCTTTTGCGCAGCTTCCCGCTCCTCTTGCCCGCCAGTTGGTGTCGAGTGATGCTGTCATCGGCCCGGTGCAGATGTGGCCCGCCGTGACGTCGTCgcgtcagcgccgtcgccaggCGGCGCTTAATTCGAAGGCACCACTCGCGTTGCAACTGGAGGCGTTCATCCGCCGAGAGCATCAGCAGTACCGACGCGAGCACCCTCTGTGCTCTCGAGCGGACTGCCTGCACATCTTCCGGGAGGTATTCAGCACGTTTGTGAACCACTTCTCCGAGTACAAGGGCATTCTCTCCATCATTCGCGATGAGTACGACGCGGCGCTGAACGAGATGTCGGAGAAGGTGAAGCAGATGCAGATGGAGTACCTGGAGAGCCAAACGGATCGGGAGCTGCACGCGATGGAGATCATTCAGCTAAAGGAGTCTATGAATGCGACAATCAGCAACCAAAAGGCGCAGCTCAGCGCCGCGCAGGAGCTCGTGCATGCCATGCGCGATCAGGTCACAGCAGCCGAGCATGCAAACTCCTTGCTGACCTTGGAGATGGAGCAGAAACGCAAAACACAcatggaggcgcagcagcaagtgAAGCTGCTGTCGCATGCGATGATTGAGGAGAGCgcccgcaccgctgcggcgcgtgaATCGACGCGcaagatggagaaggagagtcagctgcaggaggcgcgcATCACCGTGCTGAAGGAGAAAGTGGCGGAGCTTGAGGAAGCTCTGAGACGGCAGACGTACGCGCAGATAGAAGGCGTGGGGCACCTGCCCGCCactggtgcggcagcagctgccctGCGCGGAACGTTGCTGTGCGCCAACCAGATTCCTtgcgaaggcggcgacgcgaCGGCTGGAACCTATTCAAAGCATTTTGTCACTCGTATTCTTGCGCGCATCGACGCCCTGGAGATGCAGCTAGCCATGGTCCCGAAGAAGGATACGGCTGCGCCCGCAGGGGCATTCTCCGTGGGTAATGTAGCGCTGCACCCTAAGCCTCTGCCAAATCCGGCGAGCGGCGACACCGTCGCGAGAGACTTTCCGGCGGCGAGAAGCTCCGTGGATGCCGCGCTTCCTGTTATAAGGGAGTGGCTGCAGCGAGAGGGTGTCGGCGAGGCTGAGGTGGAGCCGACGGATGTCATTGTCCCGCCGGGCCGCAACCCTTCGGAAGCCATGGGCTTCCTCTCTGCTACGCTGCCTGTCAAGCATCGTCACCTCTCCTTACCGGTGACCCTCCAGCTGATGGAGTCTATGTGGACGGCGCGGGCAAAAACACCGGAATCATCACGGCTGCCGCAGTTTTTTCTCGAGTGGCTGCAAACGCAGGCAGGCAACCCTGCGGAGGCAAAAGCACTTGGTGTCAACTTACTGGACACGTGCCAGCACAACATTCATCACCCCGATTGCCGCGCTCTGCTCGCCATTCTGAGGGGTTTTCTTCCGGAGGAGCTTGTGCACATGTGTCGGCGCCGCATCGTGCAGCTTCGCCTCTCCACCGCGACATCCGCCGCTACGCTTCACAACAAGATGGCGTTCGACGCCTTCTTCGTTGAGGTGCGCGCGGTTTGCCCTGAGAAGTCGTTGGCCAACATGCTCCATCTGCGCTTCACCGTTTTTCGCAGTAGAAACGAGGCGGGGGAGGTTGAACTGGGTCATGTGCTCTCCGAGGACTCCTACTTTGTGACGCTGTTCAAGCAGCAGTGGTTGCAGGAAGTGGAGGCCTTTACGCTGCGCGTGGTCGAGGGCATCCGCGATGAAAGCGACGAGAAGCGAAACAGTGCTTCCCTCGCCAAGGCAACTCGCGTCCTGCAACGGCTTGACGCGGCTCTGGGCGAGGAGGTCTACACATACGTCTCCCTCGCAAGTCAGCGACCTGTCATCGATGTTTCTGCCACCGAAGGCATCACAGTCCCACTGGACGCGATGTTGCGCCGCTTTCGCACCTCTGTGCTGCTTTATCGTCGTAGCCcggaggagctggtggaTATCTAA